From one Geoalkalibacter sp. genomic stretch:
- a CDS encoding HEPN domain-containing protein, translated as MSDNEISGLLLAAARRDLLALGNMCDSQAFPGEIFGFHAQQSVEKALKAWLAWLGKECPRTHNIRHLLLLLEETGIPVDSLWGFVELTAFAVQFRYEAYEVLDEPLDRSKLLAEIHDLVAQVSAVLANP; from the coding sequence ATGTCCGACAATGAAATCTCTGGTCTGCTGCTCGCCGCTGCCCGCCGCGACTTGCTGGCGTTGGGTAACATGTGCGATTCGCAGGCGTTTCCCGGGGAAATTTTTGGCTTTCATGCTCAGCAGAGCGTTGAAAAAGCCCTCAAGGCGTGGCTCGCCTGGCTCGGAAAGGAATGTCCCCGCACTCACAATATCCGTCATCTCCTTCTGCTTCTCGAAGAAACCGGCATCCCGGTTGATTCCCTGTGGGGTTTTGTCGAGCTCACCGCTTTTGCCGTCCAGTTTCGTTACGAGGCCTACGAAGTCCTGGATGAGCCCTTGGATCGATCCAAACTTCTCGCTGAAATCCATGACCTGGTCGCTCAGGTCTCCGCTGTTTTGGCAAACCCTTAA
- a CDS encoding nucleotidyltransferase domain-containing protein, with product MTAMDALPEIVRRLVEAARPQRIILFGSWAKGTNRPESDLDLLVIEDEPFGPQRSRLREIGRLERAIGRLPYSTDILVYSRDEVQRWQSSSGHVIARALQEGTEVYVRQ from the coding sequence ATGACCGCGATGGATGCACTTCCGGAAATCGTGCGTAGGCTGGTGGAGGCTGCTCGGCCGCAACGGATTATCCTCTTCGGTTCTTGGGCAAAAGGGACCAATCGTCCTGAATCGGACCTGGACCTGCTTGTGATCGAAGATGAGCCCTTTGGTCCGCAACGCAGTCGCCTGCGTGAAATCGGACGTCTCGAGCGGGCCATCGGTCGATTGCCCTACTCCACGGATATTCTGGTCTATAGCCGTGACGAAGTGCAACGCTGGCAATCTTCTAGCGGACATGTGATTGCTCGGGCGTTGCAGGAGGGGACCGAAGTTTATGTCCGACAATGA
- a CDS encoding TerC family protein, which yields MNSLWMWLGFNLFVLVLLALDLGLLHRGGKEVGIREALLLSLGYFLLTLIFGAGVYHFLGKSAGIAFFTGYLIEKSLSVDNIFVFVLIFSHFAVPRQYQHRVLFWGILGALVMRATLILTGAAIIEAFHWVIYLFGAFLLLTGGRMLVTVNQEPDLQNNRLNRLIRRHFRVTEDFEGSRFFSRRNGMIYLTPLMVVLILVEVSDVVFALDSIPAIFAITTDPFIVYTSNVFAILGLRALYFALVGIIHRFHYLKYGLSLVLMVVGIKMIVNAAFGKVIPTEAALLVTALLIGGSMLVSMIKTRGLPRDVAAAEAVHGWVPGSPAKPRTAEKTETPLTKNEPQP from the coding sequence ATGAATTCCCTCTGGATGTGGTTGGGCTTCAACCTGTTCGTTCTTGTATTGCTGGCTCTGGATCTCGGTCTGCTGCATCGCGGCGGCAAGGAAGTGGGCATTCGCGAAGCGCTGTTGCTGAGCCTGGGCTATTTTCTCCTGACGCTGATATTCGGGGCGGGGGTTTATCATTTTCTCGGGAAAAGCGCCGGCATTGCTTTCTTTACCGGCTATCTCATCGAAAAAAGTCTGAGCGTCGACAATATTTTTGTTTTTGTGCTGATTTTCAGTCATTTCGCGGTGCCGCGCCAATACCAGCATCGGGTCCTATTCTGGGGGATTCTCGGCGCGCTGGTCATGCGTGCCACCCTGATCCTGACCGGAGCGGCAATTATCGAGGCCTTTCACTGGGTCATCTATCTTTTCGGCGCATTTTTGCTGTTGACCGGCGGACGGATGCTGGTCACCGTCAATCAGGAACCCGACCTGCAGAACAACCGCCTCAACCGCTTGATCCGACGCCATTTCCGCGTTACGGAGGATTTTGAGGGATCCAGGTTTTTCTCGCGCCGAAACGGCATGATCTACCTCACACCGCTGATGGTGGTCCTGATCCTGGTCGAAGTGAGCGACGTGGTGTTTGCGCTGGATTCCATTCCGGCCATCTTCGCCATCACCACCGATCCGTTCATCGTCTATACCTCCAATGTGTTTGCCATCCTCGGGCTGCGCGCGCTCTATTTCGCCCTGGTCGGCATCATTCATCGCTTTCACTACCTCAAATACGGCCTGTCCTTGGTCCTGATGGTGGTCGGCATCAAGATGATCGTCAATGCGGCCTTCGGCAAGGTCATTCCCACCGAAGCGGCCTTGCTGGTGACCGCCTTGCTGATCGGCGGATCGATGCTCGTATCCATGATCAAGACACGCGGACTGCCCAGGGACGTGGCCGCCGCCGAGGCCGTGCACGGCTGGGTGCCGGGCAGTCCGGCAAAGCCTCGGACCGCTGAAAAAACCGAGACGCCACTCACGAAAAACGAGCCACAGCCATGA
- a CDS encoding AI-2E family transporter — protein sequence MSATTPLSRRLALWLALSGLALLVFLVMRPFFAPLAWAGILAYMSWPVAARIRRACRGRDTLAAGLTTLLAALILFGPLLWLVWLAQKELGQIYPLLQEFIAEPPPLPHWLEKIPWLGAWMAQMRIEVLADPQDLVVALKDWLKDHSRQAAALAGGAGKNLIKLLMVMLILFFFYRDGARILRELRHVLAQFLGPRAHGYLASVGSTTRAVVYGILLTALVQGTLAGMGYGVAGLSSPVTLGACTAIVALIPFGTPLAWGGAGAWLLFQGQIGPALGLWAWGALVVSQMDNLLRPLFISSISPIPFLLVLFGVLGGLLAFGLVGLFAGPIVLAVAWAVWREWAANLDESDGEEEIPRSE from the coding sequence ATGTCCGCAACCACCCCGTTGAGTCGTCGCCTGGCCCTTTGGCTCGCCTTGAGCGGCCTGGCCCTGCTCGTCTTTCTGGTCATGCGGCCGTTTTTCGCGCCCCTGGCCTGGGCGGGCATTCTGGCTTACATGTCCTGGCCGGTGGCGGCGCGCATTCGACGGGCCTGCCGCGGGCGCGACACCCTGGCCGCCGGGCTGACCACGCTGCTTGCGGCGCTGATCCTGTTTGGGCCGCTGCTGTGGCTGGTGTGGCTCGCGCAGAAAGAGCTGGGGCAGATCTATCCCCTGTTGCAGGAGTTCATCGCCGAACCGCCGCCCCTACCCCACTGGCTGGAAAAAATCCCCTGGCTGGGCGCATGGATGGCCCAAATGCGCATCGAGGTGCTGGCCGACCCACAGGATCTCGTCGTCGCCCTCAAGGACTGGCTCAAGGATCACTCGCGACAGGCCGCGGCCCTGGCAGGCGGAGCGGGAAAAAACCTGATCAAGCTGCTCATGGTCATGCTCATCCTGTTTTTCTTCTACCGCGACGGCGCACGCATCCTGCGCGAACTGCGGCATGTGCTGGCGCAGTTTCTCGGCCCCCGCGCCCATGGCTATCTCGCCTCGGTGGGTTCGACCACGCGCGCCGTGGTCTACGGCATCCTGCTCACCGCCCTGGTGCAGGGCACCCTGGCCGGGATGGGCTACGGCGTGGCGGGGTTGAGTTCCCCGGTCACCCTGGGGGCGTGCACGGCCATCGTCGCCCTGATTCCCTTCGGCACGCCTTTGGCTTGGGGCGGCGCGGGCGCCTGGCTGCTGTTCCAGGGCCAAATCGGCCCGGCCCTGGGCCTGTGGGCCTGGGGCGCGCTGGTGGTCAGCCAGATGGACAATCTGCTGCGGCCCCTGTTCATCAGCAGCATCAGTCCCATTCCGTTTCTGCTGGTGCTCTTCGGGGTGCTCGGCGGACTGCTCGCTTTTGGCCTGGTCGGCCTGTTCGCCGGACCCATCGTACTGGCGGTGGCTTGGGCGGTGTGGCGGGAATGGGCGGCCAATCTCGATGAGTCGGACGGCGAGGAAGAGATACCCCGTTCAGAGTGA
- the tatC gene encoding twin-arginine translocase subunit TatC has translation MAAEELPLTLFFEDLRKRLILAGTCWLAAFLACYAVAERLFGYIAHPLKAILPQKSSLVFLTAVEPFFTYLKVAAMAGLLLCLPLILWQLWGLAARALNIAEQGLGLAFVLSGCLCFYSGAYLGFTYVFPLIFSVLIDFGIGSGSAQAMLSMDAYLSLTLMLLLAFGLVFELPILLTLLARLGLVDHRWLRKHRKYMLIVAFLFGALFTPGPDVLSQCALAIPFVVLYEVGILGARALGRSRGAPVENHREESPASL, from the coding sequence ATGGCCGCCGAAGAGCTGCCGCTCACCCTGTTTTTTGAAGATCTGCGCAAGCGCCTGATCTTGGCCGGTACCTGCTGGTTGGCGGCTTTTCTGGCGTGCTATGCCGTCGCCGAACGGCTGTTCGGGTATATCGCCCACCCCCTCAAGGCGATCCTGCCGCAGAAAAGCTCCCTGGTGTTTCTCACCGCCGTCGAACCCTTCTTCACCTATCTCAAGGTCGCGGCCATGGCCGGTTTGCTGCTGTGTCTGCCGCTGATCCTCTGGCAGCTCTGGGGGCTGGCGGCGCGCGCGCTGAACATCGCTGAACAGGGTCTAGGCCTGGCCTTTGTCCTTTCGGGCTGCCTGTGTTTTTACAGCGGGGCCTACCTGGGGTTTACCTATGTGTTCCCCCTCATCTTTTCGGTGCTGATCGATTTCGGCATCGGTTCAGGCAGCGCCCAGGCCATGCTCTCCATGGATGCCTACCTCTCCCTCACCCTCATGCTGCTGCTGGCCTTCGGCCTGGTGTTCGAGCTGCCCATCCTGTTGACGCTGCTGGCCCGATTGGGTCTGGTCGATCATCGCTGGCTGCGCAAACACCGCAAATACATGTTGATCGTCGCTTTTTTATTCGGCGCCCTGTTCACCCCCGGCCCCGATGTGCTCTCGCAATGCGCCCTGGCGATTCCCTTCGTGGTGCTCTATGAGGTCGGCATCCTGGGGGCGCGGGCCCTGGGCCGAAGTCGCGGCGCCCCCGTCGAAAATCATCGCGAAGAAAGCCCCGCCTCACTCTGA
- the secF gene encoding protein translocase subunit SecF, with protein sequence MEIFNPNSHYDFVGKNRLAVILSLVVILAGLLSLALKGGPALGVDFAGGTLVEVRFAAPTQAGDIRDALKDLPLGSLSVQQFGDDPQDFLIRIPQTQSDQEQLSGSLTQALITHYGENQLDIRRTEMVGPQVGKELLHKGFFALLYAMAGTLVYIGWRFEFRYAVAAIVALLHDVLVTLGFFSLFGKEIDLTIIAAFLTIIGYSLNDTIVIFDRLRENLGRHPKEGLAATLNRSINETMSRTILTSGTTLLVVVALFAFGGPVIHNFAFALLVGIIAGTYSTIFVAGALVLAWERRRPKRPSPIPEPAGT encoded by the coding sequence ATGGAGATTTTCAACCCAAATAGTCACTACGATTTTGTCGGCAAGAATCGCCTCGCCGTCATCCTGTCCCTGGTGGTCATCCTGGCGGGGCTGCTGTCCCTCGCGCTCAAGGGCGGACCCGCCCTGGGCGTGGATTTCGCGGGCGGCACCCTGGTGGAAGTACGTTTTGCCGCGCCGACCCAGGCCGGCGACATCCGTGACGCCCTGAAAGATTTGCCCCTGGGTTCCCTCAGCGTGCAGCAGTTCGGCGACGATCCCCAGGATTTTCTGATCCGCATTCCGCAGACGCAAAGCGACCAGGAGCAGCTCTCGGGATCCCTGACCCAGGCCCTGATCACCCATTACGGCGAAAACCAGCTCGATATCCGCCGCACGGAAATGGTCGGCCCCCAGGTCGGCAAGGAGCTTCTGCACAAGGGATTTTTCGCCTTGCTCTATGCCATGGCCGGCACCCTGGTCTACATCGGCTGGCGCTTTGAGTTTCGCTATGCCGTGGCCGCCATCGTCGCCCTGCTTCACGACGTGCTGGTCACGCTCGGCTTTTTCTCCCTGTTCGGCAAGGAAATCGATCTGACCATCATCGCCGCCTTTCTCACGATCATCGGATATTCCCTCAACGACACCATCGTGATTTTCGACCGGCTGCGCGAAAATCTCGGCCGCCACCCCAAGGAAGGATTGGCCGCGACCCTCAATCGCAGCATCAACGAAACCATGTCGCGCACCATTCTTACCTCGGGCACCACGCTGCTGGTGGTGGTTGCCCTGTTCGCCTTCGGCGGGCCGGTCATCCACAACTTTGCCTTCGCCCTGCTGGTGGGCATCATCGCCGGGACCTATTCCACCATCTTCGTCGCCGGCGCCCTGGTGCTGGCCTGGGAGCGCCGCCGGCCCAAACGCCCCAGCCCGATCCCTGAGCCGGCGGGCACCTGA
- a CDS encoding cation:proton antiporter domain-containing protein, with protein sequence MKNHHLTEKTLSTPTPWDFMDGIYFIQDLAVVLLGAGIAGMLCKRIGLSVIVGYLLAGIIIGPHTPPFSFILDVERIDVLAQVGLVFLMFAIGLGLSLTKLQKMGLGTLAATALGAFFVFNATQVLGKAVGWSSSQSLFIAAMLMVSSSAVIAKVVKDMNLGHERSGQLALGVTVLEDVVAVVMLAILGARISASEAEAAGVGSLLTGLTTFVVLVVIVGLLLLPRMLRRLETKADPELQTIVVAGLLFLMALLAVKAGYSLALGAFLLGAIVADMPQKSGVEKSFTGMRDLFSSVFFVAIGMMIDVSLLLKVWPWVLGLGVFTLLARALACGLALMVIGTPPQEARRAGLLLTPLGEFTFVIAQLGVGAQILGPEMYPVAVGVSIFTVLVSPLINRHAEPVLQAITRVEPKPLRRLLELYHHWLVQLGNAQGGGLWWQLSKKRLAHIALEVLFISGVLIFSERLLEVMQKSTLAAGLAPEMLTLTFWMLIGIVVLVPLVAIWINLSALAGIFARSAGSRRFLGPIVENGFKIFSVMGIASWLLNILPTESLSKWAWLAIAGSLAGGLLVFSRRLLYWHGQWQNSLEDAFGDNQEASRPGQRQWLESSSDWGIQAQDLILPENAACSGRSIADLRVRSHFGCSIVEINRGGHTIISPDPTQILYSGDRLLLLGTPAQLAAAREGLEQVKAVEELADFEDARLETVIVPAGPRVGLSLAELAILRQTGVLVAGIQRGGEKIVNPVGGDRLNEGDELLILGSPQQIRNFKGWLLYYCAEGVE encoded by the coding sequence ATGAAAAATCATCACCTCACGGAAAAAACGCTTTCGACTCCGACCCCCTGGGACTTCATGGACGGGATTTATTTCATACAGGATCTTGCCGTCGTTCTGCTCGGCGCCGGAATCGCGGGCATGCTGTGCAAACGCATCGGGCTGTCGGTGATCGTCGGCTATCTGCTGGCCGGCATCATCATCGGACCGCACACGCCTCCCTTCTCGTTCATCCTCGATGTGGAGCGTATCGACGTTCTCGCCCAGGTCGGCCTGGTGTTTCTGATGTTCGCCATCGGTCTGGGGCTGAGCCTAACCAAATTGCAGAAAATGGGCCTGGGAACCCTGGCCGCCACGGCCCTGGGAGCGTTTTTCGTCTTTAACGCGACACAAGTGCTCGGCAAGGCGGTCGGCTGGAGTTCCTCGCAGAGTCTGTTTATCGCGGCGATGCTCATGGTGTCGAGCTCCGCGGTGATCGCCAAGGTGGTCAAGGACATGAACCTCGGCCACGAGCGCTCCGGTCAGCTGGCTTTGGGCGTGACCGTGCTCGAGGACGTGGTGGCGGTGGTCATGCTGGCGATTCTCGGCGCGCGGATTTCCGCCTCCGAAGCCGAGGCGGCGGGGGTGGGCAGCTTGCTGACCGGTCTGACGACCTTTGTCGTGCTGGTCGTCATCGTCGGCTTGCTGCTGCTGCCGCGCATGCTGCGCAGACTCGAAACCAAGGCCGATCCCGAATTGCAGACGATCGTTGTCGCCGGGCTGCTGTTTCTGATGGCTCTGCTGGCCGTCAAGGCAGGGTATTCCCTGGCCCTCGGCGCTTTTCTTTTGGGCGCCATCGTGGCCGACATGCCACAGAAAAGCGGCGTGGAAAAATCTTTTACCGGCATGCGCGATCTGTTCAGCAGCGTCTTTTTCGTCGCCATCGGCATGATGATCGACGTGAGCTTGCTGCTCAAGGTGTGGCCCTGGGTGCTGGGGCTTGGCGTTTTCACGCTGCTGGCGCGCGCTCTTGCCTGCGGTTTAGCGCTCATGGTGATCGGCACGCCGCCCCAGGAAGCGCGTCGCGCGGGATTGCTGTTGACGCCCCTGGGCGAATTTACCTTCGTCATCGCCCAGTTGGGCGTGGGGGCGCAGATCCTGGGGCCGGAAATGTATCCCGTGGCCGTCGGTGTTTCCATCTTTACCGTTTTGGTCTCGCCGCTGATCAATCGCCATGCCGAGCCCGTGCTGCAGGCCATCACCCGCGTTGAGCCCAAGCCGCTGCGGCGACTGCTGGAACTCTATCATCATTGGCTGGTGCAGTTGGGCAACGCTCAGGGCGGTGGATTGTGGTGGCAGCTCAGCAAGAAGCGTCTGGCGCACATCGCCCTGGAGGTCCTGTTTATCTCGGGCGTGCTGATCTTTTCCGAGCGACTGCTGGAGGTGATGCAAAAAAGCACCCTGGCCGCCGGACTGGCGCCCGAGATGCTGACGCTGACCTTCTGGATGCTCATCGGCATTGTCGTTCTGGTTCCGCTGGTGGCTATCTGGATCAACCTTTCGGCCCTGGCCGGAATCTTTGCGCGCAGCGCCGGATCGCGCCGTTTTCTTGGACCCATCGTGGAAAACGGCTTCAAAATTTTCAGCGTGATGGGCATCGCCTCCTGGCTGTTGAACATCCTGCCGACGGAATCGCTGTCCAAATGGGCCTGGCTGGCCATCGCGGGATCGCTGGCCGGCGGCCTGCTGGTGTTTTCGCGTCGTCTGCTCTATTGGCACGGACAATGGCAGAATTCCCTGGAAGATGCCTTCGGCGACAACCAGGAAGCCAGTCGCCCGGGGCAGCGCCAATGGCTGGAGAGCTCAAGCGACTGGGGCATTCAGGCGCAGGATCTGATCTTGCCGGAGAACGCCGCCTGCTCCGGACGCAGCATCGCCGATCTGCGGGTGCGTTCTCATTTTGGCTGCTCGATCGTGGAAATCAACCGGGGTGGGCACACCATCATCTCTCCCGATCCGACGCAGATCCTCTACAGCGGCGACCGCCTGTTGCTGCTGGGCACGCCGGCGCAGCTGGCCGCCGCCCGCGAGGGGCTTGAGCAGGTCAAGGCGGTGGAGGAACTGGCCGATTTCGAGGATGCCCGTCTGGAGACGGTGATCGTGCCGGCGGGGCCAAGGGTCGGGCTGTCCTTGGCCGAGTTGGCCATCCTTCGGCAGACCGGCGTGCTGGTCGCCGGCATCCAACGAGGCGGGGAAAAGATCGTCAACCCCGTCGGCGGGGATCGCCTGAATGAGGGAGATGAACTGCTGATCCTGGGGTCTCCCCAGCAGATCCGCAACTTCAAAGGCTGGCTTCTGTATTACTGCGCCGAGGGTGTGGAGTGA
- a CDS encoding universal stress protein, translated as MKILYATDGSSSAREAGLFLARLKLCAADQIRILVVDESPGDAAIAEIVEESRNIFSGSAAAIDTLEAQGYADEEILAACQQWPADMVVIGAKGATGLKRFLLGGVTSRILRHAPCSVLVVRSGKPLSHRILGAFDDSHSSRDAALFLASLPFAETPELELVSVLPPLDPQAPQRHPSTFPSGVSEIQVIEDLSTYEARLLAAGCRVSTKILRGDPAGALIDYAEARQADLIVLGSHGSSLSERFHRFLLGSVSEKVARYASGNVLVVRHPGE; from the coding sequence ATGAAGATTCTGTATGCAACCGATGGCTCGTCGTCCGCGAGGGAGGCCGGATTGTTTCTTGCGCGGCTGAAACTCTGTGCCGCGGACCAGATTCGGATCCTCGTGGTGGATGAATCCCCTGGAGATGCAGCGATTGCCGAGATTGTCGAGGAAAGCCGAAACATTTTTTCGGGAAGCGCGGCCGCCATCGATACGCTGGAGGCTCAAGGCTACGCGGACGAGGAAATTCTGGCCGCGTGTCAGCAGTGGCCGGCCGACATGGTGGTGATCGGCGCCAAGGGCGCCACGGGACTCAAGCGATTTCTTTTGGGAGGGGTCACGAGCCGGATTTTGCGGCATGCGCCCTGCTCGGTCCTGGTCGTGCGCTCCGGGAAACCCTTGTCTCATCGCATCCTCGGGGCATTCGACGACAGCCATTCTTCCCGGGACGCGGCGCTCTTCCTCGCAAGCCTGCCCTTCGCCGAGACACCCGAGCTGGAGTTGGTCAGCGTTTTGCCGCCATTGGATCCGCAGGCTCCGCAAAGACACCCGTCGACCTTTCCCTCCGGCGTTTCGGAAATACAGGTCATCGAAGATCTTTCGACCTATGAGGCCCGGCTGCTTGCGGCGGGGTGCCGGGTCTCGACGAAGATCCTGCGGGGCGATCCCGCCGGAGCACTGATTGATTACGCGGAAGCGCGGCAGGCCGATCTGATTGTGCTCGGTTCCCACGGCAGCAGCTTGAGCGAGCGTTTTCATCGATTTCTGCTGGGCAGCGTTTCTGAAAAGGTGGCGCGTTATGCGTCCGGCAATGTCCTCGTGGTGAGGCATCCCGGGGAATGA
- a CDS encoding ATP-binding cassette domain-containing protein produces the protein MALITLHQLHLAFGAAALLDGATLTIRERERVCLLGRNGAGKSTLMRVINADLVPDGGEIMRRQGLRTALVSQEVPAGIEGSVFDVVAAGLGEQAALLARFHHIGRALAEEATPALLDELGGLQKRLEETGGWELHQRAEQVINHLRLPADQPFANLSGGLKRRVMLGRALVADPDILLLDEPTNHLDLDTIAWLEDFLVRRDKALVFVTHDRSFLQRVATRIVELDRGNLSSWDCDYATYLARREEQLAAEEKQQAEFDKKLAREEAWIRQGIKARRTRNMGRVRALQQLRAERRARRERTGTAALQVQEGERSGRLVIEAEGLGYTWDDRPLIRDFSTTILRGDKVGIIGPNGSGKTTLLQLLLGELAPQQGRLKLGTNLQIAYFDQLRAQLDENRTVHENLAEGNDWVEVGGQRRHVMGYLQDFLFPPERARSPVRTLSGGERNRLLLAKLFTRPANLLVLDEPTNDLDLETLELLEDLLVEFAGTVLLVSHDRAFLDNVVTSTLVLEGEGRVGEYVGGYEDWLRQRPQVAQPPKADARKPERHLPKERPRKLSFKEKQELDSLPRRIEELEAEQADLHARLSDPNFYRGGGGEVAGLQARLALIEDELARAYVRWEDLEALG, from the coding sequence ATGGCTTTGATCACACTTCACCAGTTGCACCTGGCCTTCGGCGCCGCCGCCTTGCTCGATGGGGCGACCCTGACCATTCGCGAGCGCGAGCGAGTGTGTCTGCTCGGGCGCAACGGCGCCGGAAAATCGACCCTGATGCGCGTCATCAACGCGGATCTCGTTCCCGACGGCGGCGAGATCATGCGTCGTCAGGGGTTGCGCACCGCTCTGGTTTCTCAGGAGGTGCCGGCCGGGATCGAGGGCAGTGTTTTCGACGTGGTCGCCGCGGGTTTGGGTGAGCAGGCCGCCTTGCTGGCGCGGTTTCATCACATCGGTCGAGCGTTGGCCGAGGAGGCTACGCCGGCGTTGCTCGACGAACTCGGCGGCCTGCAGAAGCGCCTTGAGGAGACCGGCGGTTGGGAGCTGCATCAGCGCGCCGAACAGGTCATCAACCATCTGCGACTGCCCGCCGATCAGCCCTTCGCCAACCTTTCAGGGGGGCTCAAGCGGCGTGTCATGCTCGGGCGGGCGCTGGTCGCCGACCCCGACATCCTGCTGCTTGACGAGCCGACCAACCACCTTGATCTCGACACCATCGCCTGGCTCGAGGACTTTCTCGTGCGCCGCGACAAGGCGCTGGTGTTTGTCACCCACGACCGCTCTTTCCTGCAGCGGGTGGCGACGCGCATCGTCGAACTCGATCGCGGGAATCTCTCCAGCTGGGACTGCGACTACGCCACCTATCTGGCGCGGCGCGAGGAGCAACTGGCCGCCGAGGAAAAACAACAGGCCGAGTTCGACAAGAAACTCGCCCGCGAGGAAGCCTGGATCCGTCAGGGCATCAAGGCCCGTCGCACGCGCAATATGGGCCGGGTGCGCGCTTTGCAGCAACTGCGCGCCGAGCGCCGCGCACGGCGCGAACGCACCGGCACGGCCGCCTTGCAGGTGCAGGAAGGCGAGCGCAGCGGGCGGCTGGTGATCGAGGCCGAGGGGCTCGGCTATACCTGGGACGATCGGCCCCTGATCCGCGATTTCTCCACGACGATTCTGCGCGGCGACAAGGTCGGCATCATCGGCCCCAACGGCTCGGGCAAGACCACCCTGCTGCAACTGCTTCTCGGTGAGCTTGCTCCCCAGCAGGGCCGGCTCAAACTCGGCACCAACCTGCAAATCGCCTATTTCGATCAACTGCGTGCCCAACTCGACGAAAATCGCACGGTGCACGAGAATCTCGCCGAGGGCAACGATTGGGTCGAAGTCGGCGGGCAGCGCCGTCACGTCATGGGCTATCTGCAGGATTTTCTCTTTCCCCCCGAGCGCGCCCGCTCGCCGGTGCGCACCCTCTCGGGCGGCGAGCGCAACCGTCTATTGCTCGCCAAGCTCTTTACCCGCCCCGCCAACCTGCTGGTGCTCGACGAGCCGACCAACGATCTCGATCTCGAAACCCTGGAACTGCTCGAGGATCTGCTCGTCGAATTTGCCGGCACCGTGCTGCTGGTCAGCCACGACCGCGCCTTTCTCGACAACGTGGTGACCAGCACCCTGGTGCTCGAAGGCGAGGGACGGGTCGGAGAATACGTGGGCGGCTACGAGGACTGGCTGCGCCAGCGCCCGCAAGTCGCGCAGCCGCCTAAGGCTGACGCGCGCAAGCCCGAGCGTCACTTGCCCAAGGAGCGCCCGCGCAAGCTCAGCTTCAAGGAGAAGCAGGAACTCGACAGCCTGCCGCGGCGCATCGAGGAACTCGAAGCCGAGCAGGCCGACCTTCACGCGCGCCTCTCCGATCCGAATTTCTACCGCGGTGGCGGGGGCGAGGTCGCCGGTCTTCAGGCGCGCCTGGCGCTGATCGAGGACGAGTTGGCCCGAGCCTATGTCCGTTGGGAAGACCTGGAGGCGCTGGGGTAA
- the wrbA gene encoding NAD(P)H:quinone oxidoreductase, giving the protein MNVKIPIIFYSMYGHIYRMAEAVAEGVREVAGCEAKLLQVAELVPDAALEKSGAKQARAAFAHIPQAGVEDLAEADAVIFGTPTRFGNMAAQMRNFLDQTGGLWMKGSLVGKVGSVFTSTATQHGGQETTITSFHSTLLHHGMIIVGVPYSEQRLLTMSEITGGSPYGAGTLAGGDGSRRPSENELAIARFQGRHVAQIAKKLKG; this is encoded by the coding sequence ATGAACGTTAAGATCCCCATCATTTTCTACAGCATGTACGGACACATCTACCGCATGGCCGAAGCGGTGGCCGAAGGGGTGCGTGAGGTGGCGGGCTGCGAAGCCAAGCTGCTTCAGGTCGCCGAACTGGTGCCCGACGCGGCCCTGGAAAAATCCGGGGCCAAGCAGGCGCGCGCCGCCTTCGCGCACATTCCCCAAGCCGGCGTCGAGGATCTCGCCGAGGCCGACGCGGTGATTTTCGGCACGCCGACGCGCTTCGGCAACATGGCCGCGCAGATGCGCAACTTCCTCGACCAGACCGGCGGCCTGTGGATGAAGGGCTCCTTGGTGGGCAAGGTCGGCAGCGTCTTTACCTCCACGGCCACCCAGCACGGCGGCCAGGAAACCACCATCACCAGTTTTCACAGCACCCTGCTGCACCACGGCATGATCATCGTCGGGGTGCCCTACAGCGAGCAGCGCCTGCTCACCATGAGCGAGATCACCGGCGGCTCGCCCTACGGCGCCGGCACCCTGGCCGGCGGCGACGGATCGCGCCGGCCCAGCGAAAACGAACTGGCCATCGCCCGCTTCCAGGGACGGCATGTGGCGCAGATCGCCAAGAAGCTCAAGGGCTGA